The Terriglobus tenax genome contains a region encoding:
- a CDS encoding DUF4126 family protein, translating into MLLLQAFAIGLVAGMRTMMPLVMLSWAVNLDILPLKGTSLAFLGRPWAVVFFTVAALAELVADKLPVTPSRKTPPQFGARIITGTFAGIALGLASGSVALGLCGGLAGAIAGTLLFAWARGKLAGVYGKDLPAALTEDVVAIALGLVASGLLR; encoded by the coding sequence ATGCTTCTGTTGCAGGCGTTTGCAATTGGACTGGTGGCAGGCATGCGCACCATGATGCCGCTGGTGATGCTGAGCTGGGCCGTGAACCTGGATATTCTGCCGCTGAAGGGTACGAGCCTGGCATTTCTGGGCCGTCCGTGGGCAGTCGTGTTTTTCACCGTGGCGGCTTTGGCGGAGCTGGTAGCGGACAAGCTGCCGGTGACCCCCAGCCGCAAAACGCCGCCGCAGTTTGGCGCACGTATTATTACCGGCACCTTCGCCGGCATTGCGCTGGGGCTGGCGAGCGGTTCCGTGGCGCTGGGTCTGTGTGGTGGCCTGGCGGGCGCCATTGCGGGCACGCTGCTGTTTGCCTGGGCCCGCGGCAAGCTGGCCGGGGTGTATGGAAAGGATCTTCCGGCGGCGCTGACGGAGGATGTGGTCGCGATTGCGCTGGGATTGGTGGCGAGCGGTCTGCTGCGCTGA
- a CDS encoding ABC transporter ATP-binding protein has translation MSNAMLSVRALSKSYSTGRGRLELFRELSFEVATGEMIAIVGESGAGKSSLLHLLAALDKPDAGEVYLGGRRVDQLTLREQAEFRNREIGYVWQFHYLLPEFTAEENVAMPLLARGVARAAALATARKWLAEVELADRASHRTGELSGGEQQRVSLARALVTEPKLLFADEPTGDLDNRTAEVVFGLIQRLHQAHGLTSVLVTHNLEFAGRCDRLLRLRDGGLNPDTI, from the coding sequence ATGAGTAATGCGATGTTGAGTGTGCGAGCGCTTTCGAAGTCCTACAGCACGGGCCGTGGCCGCCTGGAGCTCTTCCGCGAGCTTTCGTTTGAGGTAGCCACGGGCGAGATGATTGCGATCGTCGGCGAGTCCGGGGCGGGGAAGTCGTCCCTGCTGCATCTATTGGCCGCTCTGGATAAGCCGGATGCCGGCGAAGTGTACCTGGGTGGCCGTCGCGTGGATCAGTTGACCCTGCGCGAGCAGGCGGAGTTCCGCAACCGCGAGATCGGCTACGTCTGGCAGTTCCACTACCTGCTGCCGGAGTTCACCGCGGAAGAAAATGTGGCTATGCCACTGCTGGCGCGGGGAGTCGCCCGGGCCGCTGCATTGGCTACTGCCCGCAAGTGGCTGGCGGAGGTGGAGCTGGCCGACCGCGCTTCGCACCGCACCGGAGAGCTTTCCGGGGGCGAGCAGCAGAGGGTCTCGCTGGCGCGGGCCCTGGTCACCGAGCCCAAGCTTCTGTTTGCCGACGAGCCGACCGGTGATCTGGACAACCGTACCGCGGAGGTCGTCTTTGGCCTGATCCAGCGTCTGCACCAGGCGCATGGGCTTACCTCCGTCCTGGTGACGCATAATCTTGAGTTCGCCGGACGCTGTGACCGCCTGCTGCGGCTGCGTGACGGCGGCCTGAATCCGGACACAATTTAA
- a CDS encoding ABC transporter permease: MRFELFIASRYLRAKRRQAVIGVITGISVAGVAAGVASLIIALAITNGMRRDLQERLLGSTAHVELMRIASDGIQDWQPLLAKLRQQPHVTAAAPGLYGQVLVSRGAKSGGALIKGVVPADERTVSDLLQQVKQGSAQALEKTGPLAVPPIVIGKDLAETIGAGVGDTVLVTSPQGELTPMGLVPKYQRYTVTGIFHSGFYQYDSSYSFLRLADAQRLFSEPDLVSVISFKVDDLYKADQVGREIESAAGQGFQTTNWMEQNRELFRALKLEQVVTFIVLGLIVCVAALNILIALTMMVMEKTKDIAVLMSFGVRADQVRRIFLLQGLLISVLGTVIGLVLGYGVSLIGGHYRFIHLDASVYSIDYLPFAPSLLDGLIVAGVSLGVSLLATIYPSTSAARVLPAEALRYE; encoded by the coding sequence GTGAGATTCGAACTCTTCATCGCATCGCGATATCTGCGGGCCAAGCGGCGGCAGGCGGTCATTGGCGTCATCACGGGCATCTCGGTCGCGGGTGTCGCGGCGGGCGTGGCCTCGCTGATTATCGCCCTGGCCATTACCAACGGTATGCGGCGCGACCTGCAGGAGCGCTTGCTGGGTTCCACCGCGCATGTGGAGCTGATGCGCATTGCTTCGGACGGTATTCAGGACTGGCAGCCACTGCTGGCGAAGCTGAGGCAGCAGCCACACGTTACGGCCGCAGCTCCCGGTCTGTATGGGCAGGTGCTGGTCTCGCGTGGAGCGAAGTCCGGCGGCGCTCTTATTAAAGGAGTGGTCCCGGCCGACGAGCGCACGGTCAGCGACCTGCTGCAGCAGGTGAAGCAGGGGTCGGCGCAGGCTCTTGAGAAGACCGGACCGCTTGCCGTGCCGCCCATCGTCATCGGCAAAGACTTGGCGGAGACCATCGGTGCCGGTGTAGGGGATACGGTGCTGGTCACCAGCCCGCAGGGAGAGCTGACGCCGATGGGCCTTGTCCCGAAGTACCAGCGGTACACAGTGACGGGCATCTTCCACTCGGGCTTCTACCAGTACGACTCCAGCTACTCCTTTCTGCGGCTGGCCGACGCGCAGCGGCTCTTTTCGGAGCCGGACCTGGTCTCGGTCATCAGCTTCAAGGTGGACGACCTCTATAAGGCAGATCAGGTGGGACGCGAGATTGAATCTGCCGCCGGGCAGGGCTTCCAGACCACCAACTGGATGGAGCAGAACCGCGAGCTTTTCCGTGCGCTGAAGCTGGAGCAGGTGGTCACCTTTATTGTGCTGGGGCTGATTGTCTGCGTTGCCGCGCTCAATATCCTGATTGCGCTGACCATGATGGTGATGGAGAAGACCAAGGACATTGCCGTCCTGATGAGCTTTGGTGTGCGTGCCGATCAGGTACGGCGTATCTTCCTGCTGCAGGGGCTGCTGATCAGCGTGCTGGGCACAGTGATCGGACTGGTGCTGGGCTATGGCGTGTCGTTGATCGGCGGCCATTACCGTTTCATTCATCTGGATGCCTCGGTCTATTCCATCGACTACCTGCCGTTTGCTCCGAGCCTGCTGGACGGCCTGATTGTGGCTGGGGTGTCGCTGGGAGTTTCGCTGCTGGCGACGATCTATCCCTCCACCTCGGCGGCGCGGGTGCTGCCTGCGGAGGCGTTGCGCTATGAGTAA
- a CDS encoding Zn-dependent hydrolase, with protein sequence MPIDPKRMVADLNELRALTGDSNGAQRVAWTPVWLKAREWFYGKLKSLPVTQHLDAAGNNWVTLKGRSEKALVLGSHLDSVPNGGWLDGCLGVLCGLEVLRALSEDHDGNPPFTVKLVDWADEEGARFGRSLFGSSAFAGTQSIEADRVRTDRDGVTLEAALRQCGVEVEKVGDASVERANLAAYLELHIEQGPVLERLGLPLGVVLGTKGVERHAMTFHGQEAHSGSTPMGDRRDALAAAAKLALEIRSIAGKHPDAVCTMGSVKTFPGIVTAVVGRCEATLDQRDLDAGVLAQMYAEAKSASERFAAEEKCTVEWSRIWSIEPIPFHPELVNLCDEAVREVAGTSHRLPSGPLHDAAEVARLGIPTVMMFVQSLHGISHNKIEDTKVEHLELACLAFDRLARKTLAWMASA encoded by the coding sequence ATGCCGATTGATCCGAAGCGCATGGTTGCGGACCTGAACGAACTGCGTGCGCTGACCGGCGATAGCAACGGAGCGCAGCGCGTCGCGTGGACTCCGGTGTGGCTGAAGGCGCGGGAGTGGTTCTACGGCAAGCTGAAGAGCCTCCCGGTCACGCAGCATCTGGATGCAGCCGGCAACAACTGGGTAACACTGAAGGGTAGAAGTGAGAAAGCTCTGGTGCTGGGCAGTCACCTGGACTCGGTGCCGAACGGCGGCTGGCTGGATGGCTGCCTGGGCGTATTGTGCGGGCTTGAGGTGCTGCGCGCGCTGAGTGAAGATCACGACGGCAATCCGCCGTTCACCGTGAAGCTGGTGGACTGGGCCGATGAAGAGGGCGCGCGTTTTGGCCGCAGCCTGTTCGGTTCATCGGCCTTCGCCGGCACGCAGTCGATTGAAGCCGACCGCGTGCGCACGGACCGCGATGGCGTCACGCTGGAAGCTGCCCTTCGACAGTGTGGTGTTGAGGTAGAAAAGGTGGGCGATGCGTCGGTGGAACGCGCGAACCTTGCCGCCTATCTGGAACTTCATATTGAGCAGGGCCCCGTGCTGGAACGGCTCGGGCTGCCGCTGGGCGTGGTGCTCGGAACCAAGGGTGTGGAGCGGCATGCCATGACCTTTCATGGCCAGGAGGCGCACTCCGGCTCAACCCCGATGGGCGATCGCCGCGATGCCCTGGCGGCCGCCGCGAAGCTGGCGCTGGAGATTCGCTCCATTGCGGGCAAGCATCCGGATGCTGTCTGCACGATGGGCAGCGTAAAGACCTTCCCGGGAATCGTCACGGCGGTCGTAGGCCGCTGTGAAGCCACGCTGGACCAGCGCGATCTGGATGCCGGAGTTCTGGCGCAGATGTACGCCGAGGCGAAGTCCGCCAGCGAGCGCTTTGCAGCGGAAGAGAAGTGCACGGTCGAGTGGTCGCGCATCTGGAGCATTGAGCCGATCCCATTTCATCCGGAGCTGGTGAATCTGTGCGACGAGGCCGTTCGAGAGGTGGCAGGGACATCGCACCGCCTTCCTTCCGGCCCTCTGCATGATGCCGCCGAAGTAGCGCGGCTTGGCATTCCAACGGTGATGATGTTCGTGCAGTCGTTGCACGGCATCAGTCACAACAAGATTGAGGACACGAAGGTGGAGCACCTGGAACTGGCCTGCCTGGCCTTTGACCGGCTGGCGCGCAAGACTCTGGCATGGATGGCAAGTGCGTGA
- the hydA gene encoding dihydropyrimidinase, with product MGLLLKNGEIVTATERYVADIYIENETITRIGQKLDTPDGTEVIDCTGKFVFPGFIDPHVHIYLPFMGTFARDTYQTASVAALTGGTTTLIEMCCPSRGEDALEGYKLWKSKAEGQSACDYTFHMAVSRFDEQTEAQLREIVADGTASFKIFLSYKNFFGVTDDEMYQTLKLAAELGVTVTAHCENAELVGRLQQQLLAEGKTGPEWHEPSRPETVEMEGTTRFCTFLETTGATGYIVHLSCEPALKAAVDAKKRGVKVSVETVLPHFLLDKTMAEREGVEGMKHVMSPPLRHKRNQKVLWKALEQGEVDTVGTDHCPFTTEQKWMGKDAFTAIPNGIPGIEERVPLIYTYGVSRGSLGLHRFVDALSTRAAKLFGLYPKKGTIALGSDADLVVYDPAYCGVISAKTHKTNTDYSGFEGFEVDGRASVVTVRGQVQVRDGEFVGTIGRGEFLRRKPEAVHAD from the coding sequence ATGGGGCTTCTGCTGAAGAACGGTGAGATTGTGACGGCGACCGAGCGTTATGTCGCCGATATCTATATTGAGAATGAGACCATCACCCGCATCGGTCAAAAGCTGGATACGCCAGATGGTACCGAGGTGATCGACTGCACGGGCAAGTTTGTCTTTCCGGGTTTTATTGATCCCCACGTCCATATCTATCTGCCGTTCATGGGAACCTTTGCGCGCGACACGTATCAGACGGCCTCGGTCGCCGCGCTGACCGGTGGAACCACAACGCTGATTGAGATGTGCTGCCCATCGCGCGGAGAAGACGCTCTGGAGGGCTACAAGCTCTGGAAGTCGAAGGCCGAGGGACAGTCGGCGTGCGACTACACCTTCCACATGGCCGTAAGCCGCTTTGATGAGCAGACGGAGGCCCAGCTTCGTGAGATCGTCGCGGACGGCACAGCGAGCTTCAAGATCTTCCTCTCCTATAAGAACTTCTTCGGCGTGACCGATGACGAAATGTATCAGACGCTGAAGCTTGCCGCGGAGCTCGGCGTGACTGTCACCGCGCATTGCGAGAATGCGGAGCTGGTAGGGCGTCTGCAGCAGCAGCTTCTCGCCGAAGGCAAGACCGGACCGGAATGGCATGAGCCCAGCCGTCCGGAGACGGTGGAGATGGAAGGCACGACGCGCTTCTGTACCTTCCTGGAGACAACGGGGGCGACGGGGTATATCGTGCATCTCTCCTGCGAGCCGGCGCTGAAGGCTGCGGTCGACGCAAAGAAGCGCGGTGTGAAGGTTTCGGTGGAAACCGTGCTGCCGCACTTTCTGTTGGACAAGACGATGGCCGAACGTGAAGGTGTGGAGGGGATGAAGCATGTGATGTCTCCTCCACTGCGCCACAAGCGCAACCAGAAGGTGCTTTGGAAGGCGCTGGAGCAGGGCGAGGTCGATACCGTCGGCACCGACCATTGTCCGTTCACAACGGAGCAGAAGTGGATGGGCAAGGATGCCTTTACCGCCATCCCGAACGGCATCCCCGGCATCGAAGAACGTGTGCCACTGATCTATACCTATGGCGTCAGCCGCGGAAGCCTTGGGCTGCACCGTTTTGTGGACGCGTTGAGCACGCGCGCCGCGAAGCTCTTTGGGCTGTATCCGAAGAAGGGAACCATTGCACTGGGTTCGGACGCTGACCTGGTCGTCTATGACCCTGCGTATTGTGGTGTAATCTCCGCCAAAACGCACAAGACGAATACCGACTACAGCGGTTTTGAAGGCTTTGAAGTCGATGGCCGCGCGTCTGTCGTGACGGTGCGGGGACAGGTACAGGTCCGCGACGGTGAGTTTGTTGGCACGATTGGCCGGGGCGAATTCCTGCGCCGCAAGCCGGAGGCCGTGCATGCCGATTGA
- a CDS encoding carboxypeptidase regulatory-like domain-containing protein gives MSTSALLAQTNYGGVRGLATDATGAVVSGASVTLTDESTNISRTAVTTSAGEYTFTAVDPGTYTVTIVAPGFTKLSKTHVTVTIGVTSTADMPLTTGSTAETVEVTAEVPLIDNASASNGQTFDQQKLQTLPNMGRNPFLFAKLDTNVTFTGDPRFVRFQDQSGSSQISIAGGPTGTNNYLLDGVPITDSTNRAVIIPSLEATGEMKIQANTFDAEMGRTGGGMFNTSLKSGSNTLHGSLLGLTRQTNWTANSWAYNRTPYVVNGVTVAPQTPRGAAEWYSYAGSLGGPVRIPFLYNGKDRTFFWVTEEGYRQRSPLSSTGAHFPTALERTGDFSLSGVTLYDPYAAPITVTTTTNGVTTTTQQRAVIISSGGVQNRIPTSYLSPAGLKIANALPLPTTISQTGNNTFGNDTLGDRADEFSLKLDHQITKWWGASASYLHYGSKEPSGNVYQIPYSTANLLYRKVDAVNVTSVVTLSPTMILNAGWGFNRFPNETRRIHTGYDQTQLFPSAYVSQLSSKTFPTITTNGGTTSVLGGSDSGPSNYWSRSFVVGLSKSYGKHTFKTGYVFRSISNIIWSTSSGGGTFVFNGGYTNLTNTSSTLTGARGSDVADMLMGLPTTASLGVTPGSFQFNTKYNAVYFQDDFRVNQRLTVNAGVRLEMEPGFHEANNKLTIGLDPLAVYNYGALSGLRGGVQYAGINGAKTYTSNYSSLKLAPRIGVAYGILPKMTVRGGFGIFFAPSSFSPSTTYSPGYAPSASYSGPSGVAALPVNSHPLDNPQNLYSASALVPSGNSLGYAAGIGGSLSFIDPARRSPFVYQYSADLQYELPAGFALKIGYVGAHGRNLANSFNYNQLSTQTRAANGYNYVSGPSAGVTTAARNPGVGGCAATAVNGCAGVYSDTSTGLGTQVTNPVYSSGGNNILNQTTVRRAQTLRPFPQFTDITYASSLGGTRYNSMAVKLQKRFTNGLNMMATYTWASSWDNLWGASSSLTNSGAGPQDTGNLAQEWARSTTGSPRRFTLNGSYELPFGRGRKYLASSRLLDIVIGGWNYNHVMILQSGSPLAVTQTSTSNDAGYGAQRPSFAPGETPYSVCQGATLLQRLDPKKFYTTGAYAYGNVPRTLPCQGPGYFNNDISVNKAFHVTERVKVEFRAEALNAFNTVQLAAPGSSNITNSSFGNINSQIGFNRLIQMGGKVTF, from the coding sequence ATGAGTACCTCTGCGCTGTTGGCGCAGACTAACTATGGTGGTGTCCGCGGTCTTGCTACGGACGCGACAGGAGCTGTTGTCTCCGGCGCCAGCGTAACGCTGACCGATGAAAGCACGAACATCTCGCGTACCGCGGTAACCACCAGCGCGGGTGAATACACCTTCACCGCGGTTGATCCGGGCACCTACACGGTGACGATCGTGGCTCCCGGATTCACCAAGCTGAGCAAGACGCACGTTACGGTAACCATTGGCGTCACGTCGACGGCGGACATGCCGCTGACGACCGGTTCCACGGCAGAAACGGTGGAAGTCACCGCCGAAGTTCCGCTGATTGATAACGCGTCGGCCTCCAACGGCCAGACCTTCGACCAGCAGAAGCTGCAGACACTGCCCAACATGGGCCGCAACCCCTTCCTCTTCGCCAAACTCGATACCAATGTGACCTTCACCGGCGATCCGCGCTTTGTGCGCTTCCAGGATCAGTCGGGATCGTCGCAGATCTCCATTGCCGGCGGCCCCACGGGCACCAACAACTACCTGCTGGACGGCGTGCCGATCACTGACTCGACCAACCGCGCCGTAATCATTCCCTCGCTGGAAGCGACGGGCGAAATGAAGATCCAGGCCAACACCTTCGACGCCGAAATGGGACGTACCGGCGGCGGCATGTTCAACACGTCGTTGAAGTCGGGTTCGAACACCCTGCACGGCAGCCTGCTGGGTCTGACCCGCCAGACCAACTGGACGGCGAACAGCTGGGCCTACAACCGCACGCCCTATGTCGTGAATGGTGTAACAGTCGCTCCGCAGACTCCGCGCGGCGCCGCTGAGTGGTACAGCTATGCCGGTTCGCTGGGGGGACCAGTGCGGATTCCGTTCCTCTACAACGGCAAGGACCGGACCTTCTTCTGGGTTACGGAAGAGGGCTACCGCCAGCGTTCGCCTCTGTCAAGCACCGGCGCTCACTTCCCGACAGCACTGGAGCGCACCGGTGATTTCAGCTTGAGCGGCGTCACTCTGTATGACCCATATGCGGCTCCGATCACGGTGACCACAACGACCAACGGAGTCACTACGACTACGCAGCAGCGTGCGGTAATTATCTCCAGCGGCGGTGTACAGAACCGAATCCCAACGTCTTACCTTTCGCCTGCAGGCTTGAAGATTGCCAATGCGCTTCCTTTGCCCACGACGATCTCTCAAACCGGTAACAATACCTTCGGAAACGATACTCTCGGCGACCGAGCCGATGAGTTCAGCCTTAAGCTCGATCACCAGATCACCAAGTGGTGGGGAGCTTCAGCTTCTTACCTGCACTACGGATCGAAGGAGCCTTCGGGCAACGTGTACCAGATCCCGTATTCGACTGCGAACCTGCTGTACCGTAAGGTCGATGCGGTCAACGTCACTAGCGTCGTAACGCTGAGCCCCACGATGATTCTGAACGCCGGATGGGGCTTCAACCGCTTCCCGAATGAAACTCGCCGTATCCACACCGGCTATGACCAGACGCAGTTGTTTCCATCCGCGTATGTATCGCAGCTCTCTTCGAAGACATTTCCAACAATCACCACCAATGGAGGTACGACCAGTGTTCTTGGCGGCAGCGACTCCGGTCCCTCGAATTACTGGTCGCGCAGCTTTGTTGTGGGTCTCTCCAAGAGCTACGGCAAGCACACCTTCAAGACCGGTTATGTCTTCCGCTCTATCTCAAACATCATCTGGAGCACCAGCTCGGGTGGCGGTACCTTTGTCTTCAACGGAGGGTACACAAACCTCACAAACACATCGAGCACCCTCACGGGAGCGAGAGGCTCTGATGTGGCTGATATGCTCATGGGACTGCCCACCACCGCCTCTCTTGGCGTCACACCGGGCTCCTTCCAGTTCAATACCAAGTACAACGCGGTCTATTTTCAAGATGACTTTCGTGTAAACCAGCGCCTTACGGTGAACGCCGGCGTCCGCCTGGAGATGGAACCCGGCTTCCATGAAGCAAACAATAAGCTGACTATTGGTCTTGACCCCCTGGCTGTCTATAACTATGGTGCGCTCTCCGGTCTTCGCGGCGGTGTGCAGTACGCAGGCATCAATGGCGCCAAGACTTATACCAGCAACTACAGCTCTCTGAAACTTGCTCCTCGTATCGGTGTTGCTTACGGCATCCTGCCGAAGATGACGGTACGTGGCGGCTTCGGTATCTTCTTCGCACCGTCCAGCTTCAGCCCATCAACCACCTACTCGCCGGGCTACGCTCCGTCGGCGTCCTATTCGGGTCCTTCGGGCGTCGCTGCTCTTCCGGTCAACTCCCATCCTCTGGACAATCCGCAGAATCTGTATAGCGCTTCGGCGCTGGTTCCCTCGGGTAACTCGCTGGGATATGCTGCCGGCATCGGCGGTTCACTCAGCTTCATTGACCCGGCCCGTCGCTCACCGTTCGTCTATCAGTACTCGGCCGATCTGCAGTACGAGCTGCCTGCTGGCTTCGCTCTGAAGATCGGTTACGTGGGAGCCCACGGTCGTAACCTGGCCAACAGCTTCAACTACAACCAACTCTCAACCCAGACGCGTGCAGCCAATGGCTATAACTATGTTTCTGGACCTTCGGCAGGCGTTACGACTGCAGCTCGTAATCCAGGAGTCGGCGGATGTGCGGCGACGGCGGTTAATGGGTGCGCAGGTGTTTACAGTGACACATCAACTGGTCTCGGAACCCAGGTAACGAATCCTGTCTATTCCTCCGGTGGCAACAATATTCTGAACCAGACCACCGTGCGCCGTGCTCAGACCCTTCGTCCGTTCCCTCAGTTCACGGACATCACCTACGCTTCCTCGCTGGGCGGTACCCGCTACAACTCCATGGCCGTCAAGCTGCAGAAGCGCTTTACCAACGGTCTGAACATGATGGCGACCTATACCTGGGCGTCTTCGTGGGACAACCTGTGGGGCGCGAGCAGCTCGCTGACCAACTCGGGAGCAGGTCCGCAGGACACTGGCAACCTAGCACAGGAGTGGGCACGTTCCACGACTGGTTCGCCGCGGCGCTTCACGCTGAACGGAAGCTATGAGCTTCCGTTCGGACGTGGACGCAAGTACCTGGCTTCCAGCCGCCTGCTCGATATTGTGATCGGCGGATGGAACTACAACCACGTCATGATCCTGCAGTCGGGTTCTCCCCTGGCTGTAACCCAGACCAGCACCAGCAACGATGCTGGTTATGGCGCGCAGCGGCCGTCGTTCGCTCCAGGGGAAACACCCTACAGTGTTTGCCAGGGTGCAACTCTGCTGCAGCGTCTCGACCCGAAGAAGTTCTACACAACAGGCGCCTATGCGTATGGCAACGTGCCCCGCACGCTGCCCTGCCAGGGACCGGGCTACTTCAACAACGACATCTCGGTCAACAAGGCATTCCACGTCACCGAGCGTGTCAAGGTGGAGTTCCGGGCGGAAGCTCTGAACGCCTTCAACACGGTGCAGCTCGCGGCACCTGGTTCCAGCAACATCACCAACAGCAGCTTCGGAAACATCAACTCGCAGATCGGCTTCAACCGCCTGATCCAGATGGGTGGAAAGGTCACATTCTGA